In Spirosoma sp. KUDC1026, the sequence AACAAGTTGATGACTGTAAACACCGTCTCCCATTCTGGGTGCATCCGTCGAATGTATATCAGCGGTACGCTCAATACGCCTAGTATCAGCACCAGAATAAACGTTGCGCTACTAAAGAGGTGATAAAACGCGTGAACTTTCATGGACAACGAAATGCCCGGCGTTACCAGCACACGCCTGGCCAACTTACGGGCGCATTCAGCTGCGCCTTTCATCCAGCGGTACTGCTGCGATTTCAGGGCGTTCATGGCAACCGGTAGTTCAGCGGGAGAGCCAACGCTTTCGCAGTAGACAAACTTCCAGCCCCGAAGCTGCGCCCGGTAACTCAGATCCAGATCCTCCGTGAGCGTATCGCTTTGCCAGCCGCCCGCATCCAGAATGGCTTCTTTTCGCCACACGCCACCGGTACCGTTGAAATTCGCTAGATATCCGCCCTCGTAGCGTCCGCTTTGCTCAACGGTAAAATGTGCATTCAGACCAAAGGCCTGCAACTGTGTCATCAGCGAAAAATCTTCGTTCAGGTGCTCCCAGCGTGTCTGGACAATAGCGACTCTGGCATCAGAAAAATGAGGTAACGTTTTCAGTAAAAAGTCCGGATCAGGAACAAAGTCAGCGTCGAAAATAGCGATAAATTCTCCCTGGGCGAACGGAAGCCCGTAGGCTAGCGCGCCCGCCTTGAATCCCTTTCGCTCGGGGCGCCGTACGTGCTCGATGTTAAGTCCACGCTGTTTGTATTCGGCCACTTTTCGGGCAATGATCTCGACGGTTTCATCGGTCGAGTCGTCCAGTAGTTGAAT encodes:
- a CDS encoding cellulose synthase family protein — its product is MEVIILIFYGLALFLLFAYNCGQLSLIITYLRNSRRRRKEAMIQNRPNIADLPSVTIQLPVYNELYVVERLIDSVAKLNYPQHKLDIQLLDDSTDETVEIIARKVAEYKQRGLNIEHVRRPERKGFKAGALAYGLPFAQGEFIAIFDADFVPDPDFLLKTLPHFSDARVAIVQTRWEHLNEDFSLMTQLQAFGLNAHFTVEQSGRYEGGYLANFNGTGGVWRKEAILDAGGWQSDTLTEDLDLSYRAQLRGWKFVYCESVGSPAELPVAMNALKSQQYRWMKGAAECARKLARRVLVTPGISLSMKVHAFYHLFSSATFILVLILGVLSVPLIYIRRMHPEWETVFTVINLFQVNLLILITFYGIPLWALGEKNKAKLAWYFPMYSSLMMGLSLHNTIAVVEGYIGRKTPFVRTPKFNVNVSSDSWAANKYVSRKLNWLTLVEGTLALYFLGGLALAFYVNDFRMFFLHIMLMVGFGMVFIYSLVHAGQKTVTA